The following proteins are encoded in a genomic region of Hippocampus zosterae strain Florida chromosome 2, ASM2543408v3, whole genome shotgun sequence:
- the LOC127594619 gene encoding EMILIN-3 isoform X2, with the protein MQDGVATYVKAEYTTKCIWGQKCPVIVYRSFHKPTYKVGYKTVTELEWRCCPGYSGDNCYDGPTSLPDMVPPFKAAALPHRPGIMGVPHGPRVPVDQKPGGAQLEPSKPDPYLHDHRPIPSGRLPVDNEKTNTGNNLGISGVSGERLDRMEDDLRRLTLGFDSLNGMVAGLEERLRTSLREDTNKILVSLLPSTPRGPDSAVGFGVIPIGTPGVLRGDESFNRFGDLAGRVTEVKDELRAKTHMLEEIQGMVLGHDGQLKRLLEGARGRPFSGHSSAHLDTILEAKLAGIQAEILDGFEQRLSRLENQCEEKIGAVQRQCHREHMDGREQMQQSLDGRETGLRAELGSLQAQIQGLTLTESCCEQVNSLSQRVLLLEESVKGLTESQRQLQSILSEQSIHIETLIETRLVDLEDRLNLTEGEADGMSGFPGGLDGFKNMLDDKLKALEERLFVAVEELSNATAPALLEGQVVPPLETDIESVRRTLDGNLDGIEKRLVDLELLCTSSCSSSTPPAGGVRGSEVEGPCEDMENKMTDRLDSHSDQLERLNSTLKNLLLRIAQEEGGDSVYGEITLLKVNINSVNRTLKGLKDSISFIASEVGHANSTWGQREQQLVSQVQGITKLVGHQASLLGAGERRLAQLKGELVALKRQLTGGLQGCWSKEKEVQEEVKDVDSRLSQVEGQCKSLGELAEQLERIRAELERHSDSYLAQANGTLAVHSEQHAELKGEVIDNVPKE; encoded by the exons ATGCAGGATGGAGTGGCGACATACGTGAAGGCTGAGTACACAACCAAGTGTATCTGGGGACAGAAGTGTCCTGTTATCGT GTACCGGTCATTCCACAAACCAACATACAAAGTGGGTTATAAAACGGTGACTGAGCTGGAGTGGAGATGCTGCCCTGGCTACTCTGGAGACAATTGCTATGACGGACCCACCTCACTGCCTGACATGGTACCTCCTTTCAAAGCAGCAGCTTTGCCCCATCGCCCCGGGATAATGGGTGTTCCTCATGGCCCGAGAGTCCCCGTTGACCAGAAGCCCGGCGGAGCACAGCTGGAGCCGAGCAAACCCGACCCCTACCTACATGATCACAGACCAATACCTAGTGGACGGCTGCCTGTggacaatgaaaaaacaaatactg GCAACAATTTGGGGATTTCCGGTGTGAGCGGCGAACGTTTGGACCGTATGGAAGACGACTTACGGCGCCTCACTCTGGGCTTCGACTCACTCAACGGGATGGTGGCCGGCCTGGAAGAGCGACTGCGCACATCGCTTCGGGAAGACACCAACAAGATCCTGGTATCGCTGCTTCCCAGCACACCGCGTGGGCCTGACTCAGCTGTGGGATTTGGGGTCATCCCAATAGGGACTCCTGGTGTACTGCGAGGGGATGAAAGCTTCAACAGATTTGGAGATCTTGCGGGGAGAGTGACAGAAGTCAAGGATGAGCTGCGAGCCAAGACTCACATGTTAGAGGAGATCCAG GGAATGGTCTTAGGACATGACGGGCAGCTCAAGAGACTGCTGGAAGGAGCAAGAGGAAGGCCCTTCTCTGGCCACAGTTCAGCTCATCTAGACACCATCCTCGAGGCTAAACTGGCCGGGATTCAGGCTGAGATCTTGGATGGATTTGAACAGCGACTCTCTCGTCTGGAGAACCAGTGTGAGGAGAAGATAGGGGCTGTGCAGAGACAGTGTCACAGGGAACACATGGATGGCCGAGAACAGATGCAACAGTCCCTTGATGGAAGAGAAACTGGACTGAGGGCGGAGTTGGGCTCGTTGCAGGCTCAGATCCAAGGCCTAACGCTCACAGAGAGCTGCTGTGAACAG GTAAACAGCCTCTCTCAGCGTGTGCTGCTACTGGAGGAGTCGGTTAAAGGTCTCACAGAATCACAGCGACAGCTTCAATCAATACTCAGTGAGCAGAGCATCCATATAGAGACGCTGATCGAGACCCGCTTGGTGGACCTGGAAGACCGactaaatttgacagaaggcGAAGCCGATGGCATGTCGGGATTCCCCGGTGGCCTCGATGGATTCAAGAACATGCTGGATGACAAGTTGAAGGCCCTGGAGGAGAGGCTGTTTGTGGCTGTAGAGGAACTGAGCAACGCCACTGCACCAGCACTCTTGGAGGGCCAGGTGGTCCCGCCGCTGGAAACAGATATCGAGTCCGTGAGGAGAACATTAGATGGCAATCTGGATGGCATCGAAAAACGCCTCGTAGACCTGGAACTCCTCTGCACCTCCTCCTGTTCATCTTCCACTCCTCCAGCAGGGGGAGTCAGAGGCAGTGAAGTGGAGGGGCCGTGTGAGGACATGGAGAATAAGATGACAGATCGTCTGGACTCTCATTCAGACCAGCTGGAGCGTCTGAACAGCACACTGAAGAACCTGCTCTTGCGGATCGCCCAAGAAGAGGGAGGCGACTCCGTCTATGGCGAGATCACCCTGCTGAAGGTGAACATCAATTCCGTGAACCGCACTCTCAAGGGTTTAAAGGACTCTATTAGTTTTATTGCGAGTGAAGTGGGCCATGCCAACTCCACATGGGGACAGCGGGAACAACAGCTAGTCAGTCAGGTGCAAGGAATTACCAAACTAGTGGGCCACCAAGCGTCTCTCCTGGGGGCCGGGGAGAGGCGTCTGGCCCAGCTGAAGGGAGAACTCGTGGCCTTGAAGAGACAACTCACCGGGGGGCTTCAAGGCTGCTGGAGCAAGGAAAAAGAAGTTCAGGAGGAGGTAAAGGATGTTGACAGCAGGTTGAGCCAGGTGGAGGGCCAGTGCAAGAGCTTGGGGGAGCTGGCAGAGCAGCTGGAGAGGATCAGGGCAGAACTTGAGAGACACTCGGACTCCTACCTGGCGCAGGCAAACGGCACCCTCGCCGTCCATTCAGAGCAGCATGCTGAGCTGAAAGGGGAAGTCATAGACAATGTGCCAAAGGAATGA
- the LOC127594619 gene encoding EMILIN-3 isoform X1, whose amino-acid sequence MNAKLRQVLVPVCLLGVFILAVDSKGTFYGGHVNPFYGYRYNMFKTGLNPQHIPNKPMTRHKNHCAYVVQRNITCTMQDGVATYVKAEYTTKCIWGQKCPVIVYRSFHKPTYKVGYKTVTELEWRCCPGYSGDNCYDGPTSLPDMVPPFKAAALPHRPGIMGVPHGPRVPVDQKPGGAQLEPSKPDPYLHDHRPIPSGRLPVDNEKTNTGNNLGISGVSGERLDRMEDDLRRLTLGFDSLNGMVAGLEERLRTSLREDTNKILVSLLPSTPRGPDSAVGFGVIPIGTPGVLRGDESFNRFGDLAGRVTEVKDELRAKTHMLEEIQGMVLGHDGQLKRLLEGARGRPFSGHSSAHLDTILEAKLAGIQAEILDGFEQRLSRLENQCEEKIGAVQRQCHREHMDGREQMQQSLDGRETGLRAELGSLQAQIQGLTLTESCCEQVNSLSQRVLLLEESVKGLTESQRQLQSILSEQSIHIETLIETRLVDLEDRLNLTEGEADGMSGFPGGLDGFKNMLDDKLKALEERLFVAVEELSNATAPALLEGQVVPPLETDIESVRRTLDGNLDGIEKRLVDLELLCTSSCSSSTPPAGGVRGSEVEGPCEDMENKMTDRLDSHSDQLERLNSTLKNLLLRIAQEEGGDSVYGEITLLKVNINSVNRTLKGLKDSISFIASEVGHANSTWGQREQQLVSQVQGITKLVGHQASLLGAGERRLAQLKGELVALKRQLTGGLQGCWSKEKEVQEEVKDVDSRLSQVEGQCKSLGELAEQLERIRAELERHSDSYLAQANGTLAVHSEQHAELKGEVIDNVPKE is encoded by the exons AAATCACTGTGCCTATGTGGTCCAGAGGAACATCACATGCACGATGCAGGATGGAGTGGCGACATACGTGAAGGCTGAGTACACAACCAAGTGTATCTGGGGACAGAAGTGTCCTGTTATCGT GTACCGGTCATTCCACAAACCAACATACAAAGTGGGTTATAAAACGGTGACTGAGCTGGAGTGGAGATGCTGCCCTGGCTACTCTGGAGACAATTGCTATGACGGACCCACCTCACTGCCTGACATGGTACCTCCTTTCAAAGCAGCAGCTTTGCCCCATCGCCCCGGGATAATGGGTGTTCCTCATGGCCCGAGAGTCCCCGTTGACCAGAAGCCCGGCGGAGCACAGCTGGAGCCGAGCAAACCCGACCCCTACCTACATGATCACAGACCAATACCTAGTGGACGGCTGCCTGTggacaatgaaaaaacaaatactg GCAACAATTTGGGGATTTCCGGTGTGAGCGGCGAACGTTTGGACCGTATGGAAGACGACTTACGGCGCCTCACTCTGGGCTTCGACTCACTCAACGGGATGGTGGCCGGCCTGGAAGAGCGACTGCGCACATCGCTTCGGGAAGACACCAACAAGATCCTGGTATCGCTGCTTCCCAGCACACCGCGTGGGCCTGACTCAGCTGTGGGATTTGGGGTCATCCCAATAGGGACTCCTGGTGTACTGCGAGGGGATGAAAGCTTCAACAGATTTGGAGATCTTGCGGGGAGAGTGACAGAAGTCAAGGATGAGCTGCGAGCCAAGACTCACATGTTAGAGGAGATCCAG GGAATGGTCTTAGGACATGACGGGCAGCTCAAGAGACTGCTGGAAGGAGCAAGAGGAAGGCCCTTCTCTGGCCACAGTTCAGCTCATCTAGACACCATCCTCGAGGCTAAACTGGCCGGGATTCAGGCTGAGATCTTGGATGGATTTGAACAGCGACTCTCTCGTCTGGAGAACCAGTGTGAGGAGAAGATAGGGGCTGTGCAGAGACAGTGTCACAGGGAACACATGGATGGCCGAGAACAGATGCAACAGTCCCTTGATGGAAGAGAAACTGGACTGAGGGCGGAGTTGGGCTCGTTGCAGGCTCAGATCCAAGGCCTAACGCTCACAGAGAGCTGCTGTGAACAG GTAAACAGCCTCTCTCAGCGTGTGCTGCTACTGGAGGAGTCGGTTAAAGGTCTCACAGAATCACAGCGACAGCTTCAATCAATACTCAGTGAGCAGAGCATCCATATAGAGACGCTGATCGAGACCCGCTTGGTGGACCTGGAAGACCGactaaatttgacagaaggcGAAGCCGATGGCATGTCGGGATTCCCCGGTGGCCTCGATGGATTCAAGAACATGCTGGATGACAAGTTGAAGGCCCTGGAGGAGAGGCTGTTTGTGGCTGTAGAGGAACTGAGCAACGCCACTGCACCAGCACTCTTGGAGGGCCAGGTGGTCCCGCCGCTGGAAACAGATATCGAGTCCGTGAGGAGAACATTAGATGGCAATCTGGATGGCATCGAAAAACGCCTCGTAGACCTGGAACTCCTCTGCACCTCCTCCTGTTCATCTTCCACTCCTCCAGCAGGGGGAGTCAGAGGCAGTGAAGTGGAGGGGCCGTGTGAGGACATGGAGAATAAGATGACAGATCGTCTGGACTCTCATTCAGACCAGCTGGAGCGTCTGAACAGCACACTGAAGAACCTGCTCTTGCGGATCGCCCAAGAAGAGGGAGGCGACTCCGTCTATGGCGAGATCACCCTGCTGAAGGTGAACATCAATTCCGTGAACCGCACTCTCAAGGGTTTAAAGGACTCTATTAGTTTTATTGCGAGTGAAGTGGGCCATGCCAACTCCACATGGGGACAGCGGGAACAACAGCTAGTCAGTCAGGTGCAAGGAATTACCAAACTAGTGGGCCACCAAGCGTCTCTCCTGGGGGCCGGGGAGAGGCGTCTGGCCCAGCTGAAGGGAGAACTCGTGGCCTTGAAGAGACAACTCACCGGGGGGCTTCAAGGCTGCTGGAGCAAGGAAAAAGAAGTTCAGGAGGAGGTAAAGGATGTTGACAGCAGGTTGAGCCAGGTGGAGGGCCAGTGCAAGAGCTTGGGGGAGCTGGCAGAGCAGCTGGAGAGGATCAGGGCAGAACTTGAGAGACACTCGGACTCCTACCTGGCGCAGGCAAACGGCACCCTCGCCGTCCATTCAGAGCAGCATGCTGAGCTGAAAGGGGAAGTCATAGACAATGTGCCAAAGGAATGA